The stretch of DNA aaaatcaaaactcaaaaaaaaaactaaatgagaGAACTCGAATCATTTATTTAATCCTATGATGACCCTAAACAATAACACGAATCATTTCACATAATCTAAGAAATtgaaatgaggaaaaaaaataaataatcatcgATAGAATCAATTGAACGAAACTAGAGATCGGAGGAGTTTAATTCACCTGAAGGTGGAGAAATCTACGGAGAAGAGTCGACTCGCTGGCGACGGCGGAGTCACGGAATCGCTGTCGGACCGAGTCGACTCGGACCGAGTTATCGCTACTCTgaggatttagttttttttttttttgttgttgttgtcttcataTAGCCACCATATTAATTCTTCCTTTAAGAATAATTAAGTGATACTGCATGCACTACTACCACAAACGCCGTCGTTTCAACTgtcacttcttttatttatttatttttggctcATACTCTCGTGACTtcgattaattatttaatcctTTTACTTAAGGATAAAAACCCATGCTTAagagttgaaaaacaaaatgttcaTTTTATCGTGTTGTgtgctgtttatttttttttatctttaaccTAAAAGGTTAGCGGCGattgaatgttttttctttaatgatatatattgtcACATTTGCTCTGATTAAGCAAGTAGTCCAAATGTAGATTTCTTAATAAAATCAGATAatgtaataatataatgttCTCTTCTTATGATCAAATCTTCTATATTAAACCCgaaccataaagaaaaaaaatgataaaaacaatagagttttaagttttaacaaatgATTAGTGAAAACAAACCCTTTAAAATACGTATAATTAAGAATCCAATGAACTCTTATCCCATgtatagaattttaaaaacaaaagttattcAAAGTCGTGGTGATCCAAGAAGTTGTTGACTTGCTTGATCACACTTGACGTCGTTAGCAAAACCAATCTGTTTATGAGCAAGATCATACTCAACCCACACGTTTTGTTGATGATGGTTCCCTATTATAAACGCTTCAATACCCGCAGGCTCCGAGTTAGCGAATGTGAAGCAATACTTGTTCTTCGATCCGGATCCTGGTACCGGGTACAACAGCTTCTTACCCGACACGGTCAGCTCTGCGCCTCCGTTGAACATCAGCGTCACCGCAggcaattttgtaaaatcagGCTGTGTTGACCCGACCTGGAAACAGAGATCCATTCCGGTTTCAAACACGATACTCGGGTCAACAGTCAGAACCGATTTGGTTTGTTCTGTAGATTCGGTTTTCAGGATTTCGTAAACCGGAGCTCGCAGGAATGTGAACTGTGTACCGGAATCCAACATCGTCTGACCCGTTCCGGATTGGCCCCGGATAAGATCGGACCTAGGGATAGGTAGCAGTTTTGACCCGACCCGAATCCCTTCGAAGTTGACCGTGTACGCGAACCGGTTAGTATAAGGTAACCGATCGGTTAGAGTAACCAAAGGCGTGTATTTAAGAGGTGGAAGCGAAGGGAAACTCGATTCACCGAGAACCAAAACACCGGTTGAGTCAGAACCGGAGATACAATAAGAGAATTTAGATAAACCCATCTGGTTGACAAACGATAACCGACCTCGGTTCATTCCCATTAAACCGGTGGTTTTAGCGTCTTCCTCTGGTCTCGTGCTTGATATCACGTCAATGCACCCGAACGACGTAGCACGTCTCGTCGACGAGCCGATTGTAAACGTATCTTGAGCGAGGTTACCCTCCACGGAGGAACCATCGGCGTAGGAGGCAGCCACGTGGCAGAGATTAGTATTCTTGTCACACGTGGCTGGAAGGGAGAAATCTTGGGTTTGGATGGTGCAAACGGGAGACGAACATGGTAGAGCAGAGTAAGAAGATGACTTCACGTGGTTGAATATAGAGGTTGATGATGTGGATTGTTTGCACTTTAGCCATGAGAGCTCGCTTCCGGTGTCGAGAACCATCTCGATGGGTTGAGGAGGTGAACCGGCGGTGAGAGAGACGGTGAGTGTGACATCGTGTGTGAAAGGAACCTTGATGGGTGGAGAGGAAACAAGACGACTTCGTTTGAAGAGTAAGGATGAAGAAGTGTTTTGGGTTGTTAGAGGGAAGATGagtgtttggtttgttgtaGGAAGGATTCTGGAGAAAGCGAGAGGGGAAATTATTAGAAGccaaaatatgattttgagaTGAATCGATGAAGAAGACATCTTGTTTTCTCTTGTCTCTCCCTTCGATCTCGATGAGCTGCTCATATTTATCATATATACGTTTATGTGAATTTCTtacgaaaaaggaaaatttcttgTTAATAAGGAATGTAAATCTTTGACCtaaaaaagacaaaaggaaATCAAGAAAATGTATATGCAATAACAAGAAATTACAGAAAAGGGAGAATATAGAatgaatccaataaccaaatctTGGTAACGCTTAGAATCACCATTAATAAAAGAGTAAATATACATAAccaataaaagattaattacatAATCAATCATAAAAGATTGTTCTGaaggaaacagaacaaagaaattAGTCTAGATAATTTTGGATAATTCTCATTAATAGATGTATATTGCCAAGACGTTTGGTTATTCATTAATTTTAGATTAGGTACCAACTAACAATATAAtgtttttgaggaaaaaaacaaaactatggaGTACGTAATTGCTTCGattgctactttttttttttaaccatccTGGCAAATGTTGCATTACCAACACAAGAATCTAATCAATTACAACGTTTTTTTGGAGTCATAGAAAACAGCCTAAATTTCAACTTTGGATCGGCAAACGAATCCGTCTTATAATATAGGGGTTTCTGTCTCGGCTCAAATTCTTTCATCACTACGTTTTTCATACTTTTAATTTAAGTCTAGACGGTTTACCATCACAACAAAATTAATCCTACATATCACAACTAAAATATGTTTCCGTATGTTGTATTCATTTACATGTAAGTAGCAAGCAACATCATACTCTACTATAAAACATTATTTCCCTAAAGATGATCATCTATATATTGTCATGAAATCAAGAAAGCTATCTTTTTTTTAANccccccccccccccccccctttatTTCATCCTAATTCACATTTTACTCTCCTTATTTAATTCAAttcaatttaataatttattaaaaaaatactgtatttaataatataatgaaaaaacTGACCCATATATAAAGAAGTTGAAACGAACGTGTAGGTTTCCAAATTTATAAACCGTCTCACAACTGCCGCCTCCACTGATTCCTTTAACTTCTCGATCAGCAGCGATTGATCAAGAGAGAGACTTAATCCAATTCACGAGATACGTTTGTTCCGGAGAGATAGATTTTGATATATCTAATAtctaggggtttttttttttgggtatttctTCGTCGTTTCCTAGGGTTTCTTCCTAGTGCAGATCATATGGATTCCATGAAAGAAGTTGATCCGTCAGTATTGTCAGCTAATGGCTTTATTCAATCTCACTTCACGAATTTAAATACTTCCGAAGCGTTAGCAAATTGCTTTCTCCAATCTTACTTCCTGAACCTAGGAGTCTATCCCGACGTAGTTCACATGATGTGGTATGCCGACGACAGTGTTATGAGTAGACCTGGTCCCGATGGTACAATGATGTCTTTCACATCGCCTGaggtaaaatacaaaatttctcTTAGTTTCTGTTTCTATGTTTGATGCATGTTTGtgttgaaacaaaaagattgttGGATCTTGATTATGTAGGCAATTCAGGAGCAAATAGTTTCTTGCGACTATGAAGGTGCTTCGTTTGATGTGATGAGTTTCGCCGCTCAGAGTTGCAACCCTAGTTCTGAAGATGGTGCATTTATCATGGTTACTGGTTTCTTGACTTGTAAAGATAAAAAATTGAGGAGGCGATTTGTTCAATCTTTGTACTTAGCACGTCGTCAAGATAGGTCTTATGCTATCGTCAATGATATCCTCCGCTATATCGATTCAGTACCAGAGATACCTTCCGTTCCTGAATCAGGTAAGTTGCTATATAAATAGTGTTCGATTCAATATAAAAGGTTACAAAACTTAATTAGTTTTGgtgtgactatatatatatgcagaatTTGCAGCTGGATTTGTCAAAGTTTACTACGAGTTGCCTATGCGTGAAGAAGTTGGTTTGATGTATGTCAATGAAAGTGTTACGAGCAGACCGACTTCGACGTCTGGTAGAACAATGGTCGATATGCCAGGCCTTGATGTAAGTTCCAAAAGCTCCTATTCCTACGTATTTTCTAGAGGAAATTTTGATGGAATctaagttttacaaatttttggtGCAGGCCATCAACAAGAGGGTCGCTAATGAGCATAAGAGAGCTTCTAACTTTGTACTGAATAGTGTGGATTATCAGATTTGCAGATCCTTCAAAGATAGAATGTTTATCATGGTTTGCGGTTCCGTGACTCTAGACGACAAAACAGAGAGGAAGTTTTTGCAATTTTTCTATGTGGCGGGTTGTCAAAAAGGGTCTTATGTTATCTTCAATGACATTCTCCATTATGTTGATGTTACTCCTCAAGACACACTTGAAAGCTCGAGCCACTCTGCTTCAAAAACCAGTACTGATGTGGAGCTTCCCTACTTTATGGTAAAGAATGGCAAGTTACTCTCTTATTTTAATAACATAGACACACAAAACTTATAACACCTACGCTGATGGTTTATTGCTAGTGTTGTTGTGTCAGtaggctttttttttcctttcagaAATTAAAGAATACAATGGTTTACgtttttgctcttttttattttagctttacaactttcttcttcataGTAATGGTAGCTTCCTTATTCTCTGTTCCAACATATGggtaaatattgtaaaaattataatataagcacATATCTTGCAACTTTTTGACTTAAATGCAAGAATTCTaccccaaaaccaaaaacagcATTAAGTAGTTAACTTGAAAAACAGCAGATgataaaaatatgttacattttAACAGAATTCAGTTTACATTGTAGAATATGCTTGAAAATGTTACCAAAACGTGCTTAAAAGAAGCTTGTTATCTTGGATCAGTTCTAGTTTTACCGGAGAAGGAGAATATGGATGAAGTAGTAGTTTCATTCGGTCCACTATAAAACCTAGCTGAATCCACAAAATCCTCAAACTCACCTGCATTACCACTTCCCTCATCAAGACACATACTATCATTTGCATCTAAGAAATCTGGTGCAGGGACAACTTCAGGCGACGGGAACTGCTTTTCGAGATACATAACCACTTGTCTCATCGTAGGTCGAACCTCAGGCGAATTGTTCGAACAGAGAAGGCCTAATTTGATCACCATAACCACTTCCTCTTCATCAAACTCACCGTTGAGTCTCCTGTCCACAACGTCTCTAATGTCTCCGCTTTGCCACCTTGACCAAACCCAATCAACCATTACAAGCTCTTCCGGTAAGGCACTTGTTTCGATGGGTCTTCTTCCGCAAGCTACTTCTAACAAAACTGCTCCAAATGCATAAACATCTGTACTTGTTGTCAGTTTCCCGGATTTTGTGAGTTCTGGTGCCAAGTAACCAAATGTACCAACCACTCTTGTGGTTCCTGGGTTCGATCCATGCTCATATAACTTAGCTAGACCGAAATCTCCCACCCGCCCGTTCATTTCACCGTCTAACAAAACGTTGGCGGCTTTAATATCTCGGTGAATGACTGTTTGTTCCCATCCTTCATGTAGGTAGAGTAAACCGGAAGCAACCCCTTTGATGATTTTGAATCTTTGCTTCCAAGTCAAGataactttagggttttcgtcgAACAAGTACATGTCTAAGCTTCCATTAGGCATGAAATCATAGACAAGAAGCAAATCATCCCGTCTTCGACACCAACCAAGCAACTGAACAAGATTCCTATGCCGGAGATGCCCAATGCTCGAGACCTCTGACATGAACTCTCGTACACCTTGTCTTGACTCGTGAGAGATTCTCTTGACGGCTACAAACTCTTCTGAACCGGGAAGTTTACCTTTGTATACTTTACCAAATCCTCCAGACCCGAGAAGCTCCTTGTCCCCAAAACCATTAGTAGCTTTCTTGAGCTCTCTGTAACAAAATCTATGCGGACCAAAATCAAGCTCCCACTCTTCAACTCTGTCTTCATCTTTAGCCTTTTTTACTATGAACACCGATGCAGCGACAAGAACCGCGATGATCAAAAGGGAACACATGAGAGATACTCCAAGGATCAAACcagtgctcttcttcttcttgattgaACTAGGAATCCGAGGGAGAGATGGCAAATACAGAGACAATGCTTCTCCACTCATGTTAAAGTTCCAACCTAAGATGTAATGTGAACTAGCTAACAAACCGGTAGAAGCAGAGAATCCAACATACATTTCATCTCCCAAAACAGAGGACAGATCAAAATCGTAAGAAAGAAGAGACAACTTTGGTTTCTCCGAGAATGGAGAAAGCTTAACATCTAACCTTTTCTTGTTTGAATCGTAATCAATCCAAGCTTGAATCACTCTACCACCGTCCAGGAAAAGCTCTTTTTTGGTTGAATTAGCAAGGAAGTATCCAGCGGGAGTTGAAGTACTTGACTCCATACTATTTATATCGATTCCAACATGGTTATCATTGATGTCTTCAAACTCCAAATCCCTGACAGTATCGAATTCCACAGCGAAGAAGTGGCTCGAGAAGTTAACTCTGCTTGAATTCAAAAGACCTAAGTACTGGCTAGGAAGAGAACCTTTGAGATCTGGACTCGGAGCGATGGCGAAGGCAAGTCCATGGCCTCCAAGAGTAACAAACTCTGGAACCATGGCGATTGCAAAAGACGTGGAGAAAGACTGAGCTCGGTTAACACCGAGTGGCTTGAACCGGATTGGTAAGGAGTAGAAAGC from Camelina sativa cultivar DH55 chromosome 9, Cs, whole genome shotgun sequence encodes:
- the LOC104715684 gene encoding L-type lectin-domain containing receptor kinase S.4, with protein sequence MAQTTFVFVWLLLLFFTHLVSSLPQDFSFVGFKKASENLVITGVAEIADTGAIRLTTDTQRVIGHAFYSLPIRFKPLGVNRAQSFSTSFAIAMVPEFVTLGGHGLAFAIAPSPDLKGSLPSQYLGLLNSSRVNFSSHFFAVEFDTVRDLEFEDINDNHVGIDINSMESSTSTPAGYFLANSTKKELFLDGGRVIQAWIDYDSNKKRLDVKLSPFSEKPKLSLLSYDFDLSSVLGDEMYVGFSASTGLLASSHYILGWNFNMSGEALSLYLPSLPRIPSSIKKKKSTGLILGVSLMCSLLIIAVLVAASVFIVKKAKDEDRVEEWELDFGPHRFCYRELKKATNGFGDKELLGSGGFGKVYKGKLPGSEEFVAVKRISHESRQGVREFMSEVSSIGHLRHRNLVQLLGWCRRRDDLLLVYDFMPNGSLDMYLFDENPKVILTWKQRFKIIKGVASGLLYLHEGWEQTVIHRDIKAANVLLDGEMNGRVGDFGLAKLYEHGSNPGTTRVVGTFGYLAPELTKSGKLTTSTDVYAFGAVLLEVACGRRPIETSALPEELVMVDWVWSRWQSGDIRDVVDRRLNGEFDEEEVVMVIKLGLLCSNNSPEVRPTMRQVVMYLEKQFPSPEVVPAPDFLDANDSMCLDEGSGNAGEFEDFVDSARFYSGPNETTTSSIFSFSGKTRTDPR
- the LOC104712189 gene encoding aspartic proteinase PCS1-like, whose amino-acid sequence is MSSSSIHLKIIFWLLIISPLAFSRILPTTNQTLIFPLTTQNTSSSLLFKRSRLVSSPPIKVPFTHDVTLTVSLTAGSPPQPIEMVLDTGSELSWLKCKQSTSSTSIFNHVKSSSYSALPCSSPVCTIQTQDFSLPATCDKNTNLCHVAASYADGSSVEGNLAQDTFTIGSSTRRATSFGCIDVISSTRPEEDAKTTGLMGMNRGRLSFVNQMGLSKFSYCISGSDSTGVLVLGESSFPSLPPLKYTPLVTLTDRLPYTNRFAYTVNFEGIRVGSKLLPIPRSDLIRGQSGTGQTMLDSGTQFTFLRAPVYEILKTESTEQTKSVLTVDPSIVFETGMDLCFQVGSTQPDFTKLPAVTLMFNGGAELTVSGKKLLYPVPGSGSKNKYCFTFANSEPAGIEAFIIGNHHQQNVWVEYDLAHKQIGFANDVKCDQASQQLLGSPRL
- the LOC104712190 gene encoding uncharacterized protein LOC104712190 — translated: MDSMKEVDPSVLSANGFIQSHFTNLNTSEALANCFLQSYFLNLGVYPDVVHMMWYADDSVMSRPGPDGTMMSFTSPEAIQEQIVSCDYEGASFDVMSFAAQSCNPSSEDGAFIMVTGFLTCKDKKLRRRFVQSLYLARRQDRSYAIVNDILRYIDSVPEIPSVPESAGFVKVYYELPMREEVGLMYVNESVTSRPTSTSGRTMVDMPGLDAINKRVANEHKRASNFVLNSVDYQICRSFKDRMFIMVCGSVTLDDKTERKFLQFFYVAGCQKGSYVIFNDILHYVDVTPQDTLESSSHSASKTSTDVELPYFMVKNGKLLSYFNNIDTQNL